In one Mucilaginibacter sp. PAMB04168 genomic region, the following are encoded:
- a CDS encoding histidine kinase has translation MQKLSLKWNWRYLRIELFVLFFISFMISIISDLEFSTYEQHDVSRFAEDLDYRLVCGAFSFIMYGGFYWLFLKRYVLKSNIWGVLLCLTGFVFVNQIANHYILNWIIVHADFISADIRARTLGYRLNFAVNYLFISVFFPLLGLAFLIRTLQQNEAMKTLKEQQLFSELNYLKAQLHPHFFFNTINNIYSLALQQSPLTAPMVARLGELMRYILYEANQNKVFLQREIQFLNNYVEVEQMRYTEEKRITFDVQVVEASHQIEPLLLLPFIENAFKHGLAEETDDGFVRIVVCATERELILEVVNSKPKGNAYRKVPGIGTENVRKRLELLYPNRYTLEVQEDYKQFHVNLTLMQA, from the coding sequence ATGCAAAAGCTTAGCTTAAAGTGGAACTGGAGATACCTGCGCATCGAGCTTTTTGTGCTCTTCTTTATCTCATTTATGATTTCGATCATCAGTGACCTAGAGTTCAGTACTTATGAACAGCATGATGTATCCCGCTTTGCGGAAGACCTGGATTACCGGCTGGTATGCGGCGCTTTTAGCTTTATCATGTATGGTGGCTTTTATTGGCTGTTCCTTAAACGGTATGTGCTTAAAAGTAATATCTGGGGTGTATTGCTTTGCCTCACTGGTTTTGTCTTCGTAAACCAGATAGCTAACCATTATATATTGAACTGGATTATCGTACATGCAGATTTTATTTCGGCTGACATTCGCGCGCGTACTTTGGGCTATCGCCTGAATTTTGCGGTGAATTATCTGTTTATCTCGGTGTTTTTTCCGCTTTTAGGCTTAGCTTTTCTGATCCGTACCCTGCAGCAAAACGAGGCCATGAAGACGTTAAAGGAGCAGCAGTTGTTTTCAGAACTGAATTATTTGAAAGCACAGCTACATCCGCACTTCTTTTTTAATACCATTAACAATATCTATTCGCTGGCCTTGCAGCAGTCGCCTCTGACGGCACCGATGGTGGCCCGTTTAGGGGAACTTATGCGCTATATATTGTACGAAGCCAATCAAAATAAGGTATTCTTGCAGCGCGAAATACAGTTCCTGAACAACTACGTAGAAGTGGAACAGATGCGGTATACTGAGGAGAAAAGGATAACTTTTGATGTACAGGTAGTAGAGGCTTCTCATCAAATTGAGCCATTATTGCTGCTACCTTTCATAGAGAATGCCTTTAAACATGGATTAGCGGAAGAAACGGATGACGGGTTCGTCCGTATCGTCGTCTGCGCGACCGAAAGAGAGCTTATCTTAGAGGTGGTGAACAGTAAACCAAAAGGCAACGCCTATCGGAAGGTACCGGGAATCGGTACAGAAAATGTGCGGAAAAGGCTGGAGTTGCTCTATCCGAACCGATATACCCTTGAGGTGCAAGAAGACTATAAGCAATTTCACGTTAACTTAACACTTATGCAAGCATGA
- a CDS encoding LytTR family DNA-binding domain-containing protein, translating to MIRCVIVDDEPLARQVLERFVASTPELHLEAICSNALEAFEALTDKQIDLVLLDIKMPKLSGLDLWRSLKNPPAVIFTTAFSEYAVDGFELEAVDYLVKPITYERFAKSIRRLLKTYQFEATVENKYTYFKVSGQLIKVMHSELMYAQSIKDYIQLHTTKGSYLTHMTMKYLSELLPISTFLRVHRSYLINTSYAERINRNCVLIGTEQIPVGENYKHLLDEAREW from the coding sequence ATGATCAGGTGCGTTATCGTAGATGATGAACCGTTGGCCCGGCAGGTACTGGAGAGGTTTGTTGCGTCGACGCCAGAGCTGCACTTGGAAGCTATTTGCAGCAATGCACTGGAAGCGTTTGAAGCGCTTACGGACAAGCAAATAGACTTGGTGCTTTTAGATATAAAAATGCCCAAACTGAGCGGACTGGACCTATGGCGATCACTCAAGAATCCGCCCGCCGTAATTTTCACCACGGCCTTTAGTGAATATGCAGTTGACGGATTTGAGCTGGAAGCGGTTGATTACCTCGTTAAACCAATCACCTATGAGCGCTTTGCGAAAAGCATCAGGCGGCTGCTGAAAACGTATCAGTTTGAAGCCACCGTAGAAAACAAATACACTTATTTCAAGGTATCCGGCCAGCTAATCAAAGTCATGCACAGCGAGCTGATGTACGCACAATCTATCAAAGATTATATTCAATTGCATACCACCAAAGGCAGTTATCTCACGCACATGACTATGAAGTATCTGAGCGAATTGCTGCCCATATCTACCTTTTTAAGGGTTCATCGCTCATACTTAATCAACACGTCATACGCTGAGCGGATTAATCGCAACTGTGTTCTCATCGGTACTGAGCAAATACCGGTTGGGGAAAACTACAAGCATTTGTTAGATGAAGCCAGGGAGTGGTGA
- a CDS encoding GAF domain-containing protein yields the protein MPKRELERLQAVNRFLKLKISKEEELQEIVSLAADVCGTPTALITLIDADMQYIPVKQAFDFKTTPRTQAFCNYVIEQQDVMIVPDASSDERFVNNPLVTGDPNIRFYAGTPLTTQDGLNLGSLCVIDQVPGQLSEEQQQMLQMLAQQVIQLLEFDASLELLKDQFLSAKKEELTMRSFFDSCTCAHLLLDLDLKVIAFSKAMSDFIKAHHHINIAPGFAIMDLIDPVDRDRVILACQDALQGRSTRMERHLAFKDTAYWWDVAVHPARNPDGEIIGVSYNGSDISERVRQKKSAEAQRLQLDKIAFVQSHELRRPVATIKGLLTLIDMEGFLYNSGRLLGLRENNERLDKNIHRIVSYTTN from the coding sequence ATGCCTAAACGTGAATTAGAAAGGTTGCAAGCCGTCAACCGTTTTTTAAAGTTAAAGATCAGCAAGGAAGAAGAGTTGCAGGAGATCGTGTCCCTGGCGGCAGACGTCTGCGGCACGCCCACTGCGCTGATCACCCTGATCGATGCAGATATGCAGTACATACCCGTTAAACAAGCGTTTGATTTTAAGACCACACCACGTACACAAGCGTTTTGCAACTATGTTATTGAGCAGCAGGATGTGATGATCGTGCCGGATGCTAGCTCTGATGAACGTTTTGTGAACAATCCACTGGTTACGGGGGATCCGAATATTCGTTTTTACGCAGGAACGCCATTAACTACGCAGGACGGACTTAATCTGGGTAGCCTATGCGTGATCGATCAGGTACCGGGTCAATTGAGCGAAGAGCAGCAGCAGATGCTGCAAATGCTGGCTCAGCAAGTGATCCAGCTACTCGAATTTGATGCCAGCCTGGAATTATTGAAAGATCAATTCCTATCCGCAAAAAAAGAAGAATTGACCATGCGGTCGTTCTTTGACAGTTGTACTTGTGCCCATCTGCTTTTGGACCTGGACCTTAAAGTGATCGCTTTTAGCAAAGCAATGAGCGACTTTATCAAGGCACATCACCACATCAATATTGCGCCGGGTTTTGCGATCATGGACCTGATCGATCCTGTAGATCGCGACAGGGTAATCCTCGCCTGCCAGGATGCATTGCAGGGAAGATCAACTCGTATGGAACGACACTTGGCGTTTAAGGATACTGCTTACTGGTGGGACGTGGCTGTGCATCCCGCCCGCAATCCCGATGGTGAGATCATCGGTGTGTCTTATAACGGCAGCGATATATCCGAACGCGTACGTCAAAAGAAAAGCGCAGAAGCCCAGCGGCTGCAACTCGACAAAATTGCCTTTGTACAGTCTCATGAACTCCGAAGGCCGGTGGCCACCATCAAAGGCCTGTTGACCTTGATCGACATGGAAGGCTTTTTATACAATTCCGGGCGGTTGCTCGGCCTCAGGGAAAACAATGAACGCTTAGACAAGAATATTCACCGGATCGTATCTTATACAACTAATTAG
- a CDS encoding GAF domain-containing protein, translating into MPQRELERLQTVNRFLKLQISKETELQKIVEQAAALCSAPIAMITFMEDQLQHIRFRVGTDLTQLQYDRSFCQKAIQQDEVFIVADASTDPYFSENPYVKNQPNIRFYAGAPLWTSEGNAIGTVCVYDVEAKKLSAIQQRMLKSMSKQIVHFLEFDASLQLLKEQYIAARNVAITLRSFFESSSSNHILLDQEMCVVAFNQAFDDFTFATQGRRLIPNTLLVDYLHVGFRSDFTAAFNKALEGEKVTLERHLQYQQGRICWYMTFEPAYDRERQIIGVSFNRIDITDRVRHEERVKEQQQALRKIRNLELHELYTPAREIVRLMDEVKNDSELTHLEEIQLLAEAVKELQEKIMI; encoded by the coding sequence ATGCCACAACGGGAGCTGGAACGACTGCAGACGGTCAACCGATTTTTAAAATTACAGATCAGTAAAGAAACTGAGCTGCAAAAGATCGTGGAGCAGGCTGCAGCGTTGTGCAGTGCCCCAATAGCGATGATCACTTTTATGGAAGATCAATTGCAGCATATTAGATTTCGTGTAGGCACTGATCTTACGCAATTGCAGTATGATCGCTCTTTTTGCCAAAAAGCGATCCAGCAAGACGAAGTGTTTATTGTCGCAGATGCAAGTACAGATCCCTATTTTTCTGAGAATCCTTACGTCAAGAATCAACCGAATATTCGCTTTTATGCGGGTGCCCCACTCTGGACCAGTGAAGGAAATGCGATCGGAACGGTTTGTGTTTACGATGTAGAAGCTAAAAAGCTGAGTGCGATCCAGCAGCGGATGCTCAAAAGTATGTCTAAACAAATCGTTCATTTTTTGGAATTCGACGCCAGTCTGCAATTGCTCAAAGAGCAGTACATTGCCGCCAGAAATGTGGCGATCACCTTGCGTTCTTTTTTTGAAAGCTCCAGCTCCAATCATATCTTATTGGACCAGGAGATGTGTGTGGTAGCTTTTAATCAAGCATTTGATGATTTTACATTTGCTACTCAGGGAAGGCGTTTGATCCCGAACACCCTGTTGGTAGATTATCTACATGTCGGCTTTCGTTCGGATTTTACAGCTGCGTTCAACAAAGCACTGGAGGGTGAAAAAGTCACCCTCGAACGGCACCTTCAATACCAGCAGGGGCGGATCTGCTGGTATATGACCTTTGAACCGGCGTATGACCGTGAGCGGCAGATCATCGGCGTATCTTTCAACAGGATCGATATTACTGACCGCGTTAGGCATGAGGAGCGTGTTAAAGAGCAACAGCAAGCGCTTCGCAAGATACGCAACTTGGAATTGCATGAGCTGTATACGCCAGCCAGAGAGATCGTTCGCCTGATGGATGAAGTGAAGAATGATAGTGAACTGACCCACCTGGAAGAGATACAACTACTGGCGGAGGCTGTAAAGGAATTGCAGGAAAAAATTATGATTTAA
- a CDS encoding class I SAM-dependent methyltransferase: MSQDWINRWNERYSNSDFAYGEFPNEYLRKQLTKLTPGKILFPAEGEGRNAVFAAGLGWEVSAFDISGEGQEKAEQLARKNQVSIDYQVGEIQTLGYFDEEFDAIALIYAHFPAAIKSQIH; the protein is encoded by the coding sequence ATGTCACAGGATTGGATCAATAGATGGAATGAGCGCTACAGCAATAGCGATTTTGCTTACGGTGAGTTCCCGAATGAATACCTTCGAAAACAACTGACAAAATTAACACCGGGTAAAATACTTTTTCCCGCCGAAGGAGAGGGAAGAAATGCAGTATTTGCAGCCGGTCTGGGTTGGGAGGTGTCTGCTTTCGATATCAGTGGCGAAGGGCAGGAAAAGGCGGAGCAACTTGCCCGGAAGAATCAGGTTAGTATAGATTATCAAGTAGGGGAGATACAAACATTGGGTTACTTTGACGAGGAATTTGATGCAATCGCCTTGATTTATGCCCATTTCCCTGCAGCTATTAAATCACAAATACATTAA
- a CDS encoding PAS domain-containing protein, with amino-acid sequence MNKTRLLNSDQLLDIFSGSQIATAIYTTEDLIIEAVTEAMLQFWGKSRDIVGLPLEIAVPELVGQPFLEQMRDTFRTGQTFSGINIPAVLEINGQLQTSYYDYEYRPIKDADGLVYCMLHTASDVTDAVLGRKAVEQEKLHLHNLENEQALNEELAAANEELSSINEELQQTQEHLNQLNAELEDRVSQRTALLTSSEAKMRYLIDDAPVAIAVLIGSNFIIEQANQYILKIWGKSSAVIGQTIYDALPEIQGQAFFQILENVYASGEVYYGIEAPGMMEYEGELRQIFTNFVFKPIKDENGETHSVMIVATEVTEQVLASRFVKAAKHRLDAMVQTTPVALTILNGRELVIEQANAAMYEIWQRDADQTLGKKLIDVFPELVGQPFPELLANVFDTGERIAFPELPVLIKRPDGSEKNIYVNFSYDPIINEDQQVESILASVVDVTESVRSRQQLEQSRMELQETTEELAASNEELSAINEEMVASNEELASTNEELVSTQEHLHDLIGQLEESKERFSFLLNTIPQQVWTANASGAIDYVNQVVIKDFGANMDAIVGEGWQRFIHPEDLPQAMDLWLHAIENGNEYVVEFRLLFADGDYQWHLGRAVPLIENGKIQLWLGTNTNIDLQKRNEQKKDEFISIASHELKTPLTSIKAFNQLLLRGGDINRIAGFAQKSSDHIKRLEKLIADLLDVTRINSGKLEYDMQPFSFRQLLTESVENIRHMAVKHDIVLENAVDISFTGDHFRLEQVMNNFLSNAVKYSPQGEKVIVSSKLESDHLVVSVQDFGIGIDPTHVNRLFDRYYRVDNTAMRFEGLGLGLFISSEILKRHQGKVWIESELGKGSTFYFSMPILTENSLETAVAVDLGSGLENS; translated from the coding sequence ATGAACAAGACACGACTGCTTAATAGCGATCAATTACTGGACATCTTCTCCGGCTCACAAATCGCTACGGCTATTTATACTACGGAAGATCTAATTATCGAAGCGGTGACCGAAGCGATGTTACAGTTCTGGGGCAAATCCCGTGACATCGTCGGCCTTCCTTTAGAGATCGCTGTTCCGGAACTGGTCGGACAGCCATTCCTGGAGCAGATGCGGGATACCTTCCGGACAGGGCAAACTTTTTCAGGGATAAACATACCTGCGGTATTAGAGATTAACGGTCAACTACAGACGAGCTACTATGATTATGAATACCGGCCGATCAAAGATGCCGACGGTCTTGTTTATTGTATGCTGCATACCGCATCAGATGTTACTGACGCGGTCTTAGGCCGAAAAGCTGTCGAACAGGAAAAGCTGCACCTGCATAATCTGGAGAACGAGCAAGCTCTGAATGAAGAACTGGCGGCAGCGAATGAAGAATTAAGTTCTATTAACGAGGAACTCCAGCAAACGCAGGAACACCTCAACCAGTTAAATGCCGAATTAGAAGACCGTGTATCGCAACGAACTGCTTTGCTGACCTCCAGCGAGGCCAAGATGCGCTACCTGATCGATGATGCACCGGTTGCGATCGCCGTATTGATCGGATCCAATTTTATCATAGAACAAGCGAACCAATATATACTTAAGATATGGGGCAAGTCTTCTGCTGTGATCGGGCAGACCATTTATGACGCACTGCCGGAGATACAGGGACAGGCATTTTTCCAGATCCTTGAAAATGTCTACGCCAGCGGAGAGGTTTATTATGGCATCGAAGCTCCGGGGATGATGGAATATGAGGGGGAGCTGCGACAGATCTTTACCAATTTTGTTTTCAAGCCGATCAAGGATGAGAACGGGGAAACGCATAGTGTGATGATCGTAGCTACAGAGGTTACCGAACAGGTGCTGGCCAGCAGATTTGTTAAGGCGGCTAAACACCGTTTGGATGCTATGGTGCAGACCACACCAGTGGCACTAACGATCTTGAACGGCCGGGAACTGGTCATTGAGCAGGCTAATGCTGCTATGTACGAGATCTGGCAGCGCGACGCTGATCAAACATTAGGAAAGAAGCTTATTGATGTTTTTCCCGAACTTGTCGGTCAACCGTTTCCGGAATTGCTTGCAAATGTTTTTGATACCGGTGAACGGATCGCCTTTCCGGAACTACCCGTACTGATCAAGCGTCCGGATGGCTCTGAAAAGAATATTTACGTCAATTTCTCGTATGATCCGATCATTAACGAGGACCAGCAGGTAGAATCTATCCTGGCATCTGTGGTCGATGTGACCGAGTCGGTCCGGTCGCGTCAGCAATTAGAGCAAAGCCGGATGGAATTGCAGGAAACTACTGAGGAACTGGCGGCTTCCAATGAAGAGCTGAGTGCTATCAACGAGGAGATGGTCGCGTCTAATGAAGAATTGGCCTCCACGAATGAAGAGCTGGTCAGTACGCAGGAACATTTACACGACCTGATCGGGCAGTTAGAGGAAAGCAAGGAACGCTTCAGCTTTCTGTTAAATACGATTCCGCAACAGGTCTGGACCGCAAATGCATCAGGCGCGATCGATTATGTGAACCAGGTGGTCATCAAAGATTTCGGGGCAAACATGGATGCTATCGTTGGCGAAGGGTGGCAGCGATTTATCCATCCTGAAGATCTGCCCCAGGCGATGGATCTGTGGCTACACGCGATCGAGAACGGTAATGAGTATGTCGTTGAATTCAGGTTGTTGTTCGCCGATGGTGATTATCAATGGCACTTGGGTCGCGCGGTACCGTTGATCGAGAACGGCAAGATCCAGCTTTGGCTGGGTACCAATACGAATATAGATCTGCAAAAGAGAAATGAGCAGAAAAAGGATGAATTTATTTCGATCGCCAGTCATGAGCTTAAAACGCCGCTCACCAGTATCAAGGCTTTTAATCAGCTTCTGCTCCGGGGCGGGGATATCAACCGCATAGCTGGTTTCGCGCAGAAATCATCAGATCACATCAAGCGTTTAGAAAAGCTGATCGCCGATTTATTGGACGTTACCAGAATAAATTCCGGTAAACTGGAATATGATATGCAGCCTTTCAGTTTTCGACAGTTACTGACCGAAAGCGTGGAGAATATCCGGCACATGGCGGTCAAGCATGATATCGTCCTGGAAAATGCAGTGGATATCAGCTTTACCGGAGATCATTTTCGGCTGGAACAGGTCATGAACAACTTTCTTTCCAATGCGGTCAAATATTCACCACAGGGTGAGAAGGTCATTGTCAGCAGTAAATTGGAATCCGATCATTTGGTGGTGTCAGTACAGGATTTCGGTATCGGCATTGACCCGACCCATGTGAATAGGTTATTTGACCGGTATTACCGGGTTGACAATACGGCTATGCGGTTTGAAGGACTGGGTTTGGGCTTATTCATTTCATCGGAAATATTGAAACGGCACCAGGGCAAAGTATGGATCGAAAGCGAACTGGGTAAAGGTTCGACATTCTACTTCAGTATGCCCATCCTAACAGAAAACTCGCTGGAAACCGCCGTAGCTGTCGACCTGGGATCTGGATTGGAGAACAGCTGA
- a CDS encoding PAS domain-containing protein: protein MVNALPIGAAIFTGPEHTIGAVNPQMLAIWSKEAGVTGMKLLDAIPEIRDQGFFALLTDVYTSGNEYHNPDGQAELLVDGQLQTKYFDFSFKPLRDDGGRIYGVVNTAIDITERTLNSQQLQQVNEELNAVNGEMEAYGEELRTAYDQLEHTHDTLVVTSQQAELLLESAPVAVGVIDAINFKIHTGNTKLLELWGIDNQAIGKPLGEVLSASESEFLTNLILKVRDAGHPLYGNDVKTMIERGAEWVTTYFNFVYQPIRNGKGEVISVQIVANEVTDQRNAKADVDAVLVQLHLAQKAAHFGVFDLDVVNDKLYWDERTRKIFGVDPTKAVGYSSDFAEGLHPDDRERTLQAVRDAYDQSLTGGVYDIEYRVVDASNGNICWVRAVGQVYFNSEAEPQRFVGTVVDITGAVEARQKLEASERQQLELNEELSNINEELSAVNEEYQAGNEELTATNEELRSIQEERALLHQELTIKEERLRFAMKAADVGTWDLDIVNNLVSWDERCKELYGFSKDDVVPYEQVLKYMHPDDRPKVNEAVMYALDPASHGSYDIEFRTIGAEDQRLRWLHCCGKAFFDDKGIAYRFSGIAQDISAQKMQADELASTLVKVKEKEEQLTSAKEAAQLGLFDWDLVNKVYNWDARFREIFNLPDQDSFQDNRVVFERLHPDDVERVRQATRRSQTYGQSSGGRYDIQYRISATEHLPERWVRAIGKTLFSEEGTPLRFIGSVLDITEQKQEEQRRIDFIGIVSHELRSPLTSLSGYLQMLEMSARKNNDQFTGNVSAKAKRQVGKMSSMITGFLDVARMGEGKIQINHKPFDMAELVKAAESESLATITTHTVIYHPVEHTPVLADEDKIEQVLINLINNAVKYSPQGTIINVSATTRDGQVRVCVKDEGMGIPAKDLPHVFNRFYRVEGEHMKTTKGFGIGLYLCREIIERHGGKIGAESELGIGSTFWFEIPVTH from the coding sequence ATGGTTAATGCGCTCCCGATAGGAGCCGCTATTTTCACAGGCCCTGAACATACTATCGGTGCGGTTAACCCGCAAATGCTGGCGATCTGGTCCAAAGAAGCTGGTGTGACCGGCATGAAATTACTGGACGCTATTCCGGAGATCCGGGATCAGGGCTTTTTTGCATTACTGACCGATGTTTACACGAGTGGAAATGAATACCATAACCCGGATGGCCAGGCTGAGTTGCTGGTGGACGGGCAGCTTCAGACCAAATATTTTGATTTTTCCTTCAAGCCGCTTAGGGACGACGGTGGCAGGATCTATGGGGTCGTCAATACAGCGATCGATATTACGGAACGCACTTTAAATTCCCAACAGCTACAACAGGTCAATGAGGAGCTGAATGCGGTAAACGGTGAAATGGAGGCTTACGGCGAAGAACTCCGCACCGCCTATGACCAGTTAGAACACACGCATGATACGCTGGTCGTAACGAGTCAGCAAGCGGAATTACTATTGGAAAGCGCACCCGTTGCCGTAGGTGTGATCGATGCAATAAATTTTAAGATACATACGGGCAACACCAAGCTGCTGGAATTATGGGGTATTGATAACCAGGCGATCGGTAAGCCTTTGGGTGAAGTGCTCTCCGCATCTGAAAGCGAGTTTTTAACTAACCTGATCTTAAAGGTCAGGGACGCAGGCCATCCCCTTTACGGCAACGATGTCAAAACGATGATCGAGCGCGGTGCTGAATGGGTGACCACCTATTTCAATTTCGTCTATCAGCCTATCAGGAACGGGAAAGGCGAGGTCATCAGTGTACAGATCGTGGCCAATGAAGTGACCGACCAGCGTAATGCCAAGGCGGACGTCGATGCCGTGCTGGTGCAACTTCATTTAGCCCAGAAAGCAGCTCACTTCGGGGTGTTCGACCTGGATGTGGTGAATGACAAATTATACTGGGATGAACGTACGCGCAAAATATTTGGGGTTGATCCAACTAAAGCCGTAGGGTACAGCAGCGATTTTGCAGAGGGACTGCACCCCGATGACCGGGAACGGACATTACAAGCGGTCCGTGATGCTTATGACCAGTCACTTACCGGGGGTGTTTACGATATCGAATACCGCGTGGTCGATGCCAGCAACGGTAACATCTGCTGGGTCAGGGCGGTAGGTCAGGTCTATTTTAATAGCGAGGCTGAACCTCAACGTTTTGTCGGCACGGTGGTCGATATTACAGGAGCTGTTGAAGCCAGGCAGAAACTGGAAGCCAGCGAAAGGCAGCAACTGGAACTCAACGAAGAACTTTCGAACATTAATGAAGAACTGAGCGCCGTTAATGAGGAATACCAGGCGGGCAACGAAGAACTGACGGCGACAAATGAAGAGTTGCGATCCATTCAGGAGGAACGTGCACTGCTGCACCAGGAACTTACCATCAAAGAAGAGCGCCTTCGTTTTGCAATGAAAGCTGCTGATGTGGGTACCTGGGACCTGGACATCGTAAATAACCTGGTCAGTTGGGATGAACGCTGTAAGGAACTTTATGGCTTTTCTAAAGACGATGTAGTGCCTTACGAACAGGTGCTGAAGTATATGCATCCTGATGACAGGCCTAAGGTCAATGAGGCCGTAATGTATGCCCTTGATCCCGCATCTCATGGTTCGTATGATATTGAGTTCAGGACGATCGGTGCCGAAGATCAGCGTCTACGCTGGCTCCACTGCTGCGGTAAGGCGTTTTTTGATGATAAAGGTATCGCTTACCGCTTCTCCGGGATTGCACAGGACATCAGCGCGCAAAAAATGCAAGCTGACGAATTAGCATCTACACTTGTTAAAGTAAAAGAGAAAGAAGAACAGCTGACCTCGGCGAAAGAAGCTGCTCAATTGGGCCTGTTCGACTGGGACCTCGTGAATAAAGTATATAATTGGGATGCCCGGTTCCGCGAGATATTTAATCTGCCCGATCAGGATAGTTTCCAGGATAACAGGGTTGTTTTCGAACGGCTGCACCCGGACGATGTGGAACGTGTCAGACAGGCGACCAGGCGATCACAAACTTATGGACAATCCAGTGGCGGAAGATACGACATACAATACCGTATCTCGGCTACGGAACACTTGCCCGAGCGCTGGGTAAGAGCGATCGGTAAGACCTTGTTTAGTGAAGAGGGCACACCGCTCCGGTTCATCGGCTCCGTTCTGGACATTACCGAGCAAAAGCAGGAAGAACAGCGCCGGATCGATTTTATCGGCATTGTGAGCCACGAACTCCGTTCGCCCTTAACTTCATTAAGTGGTTATCTGCAAATGCTGGAGATGAGTGCGAGAAAGAACAATGATCAATTCACCGGCAACGTATCGGCAAAAGCTAAACGGCAGGTCGGTAAAATGAGCAGCATGATCACCGGATTCCTGGATGTCGCACGCATGGGCGAAGGAAAGATACAGATCAATCACAAACCGTTCGATATGGCTGAGCTGGTCAAGGCTGCTGAATCGGAATCGTTAGCGACAATCACCACGCATACCGTGATTTATCATCCGGTAGAACATACACCCGTTCTGGCTGATGAGGACAAAATAGAACAGGTGCTGATCAATTTGATTAACAATGCGGTCAAGTATTCCCCGCAGGGAACGATCATTAATGTTTCGGCTACCACCCGGGATGGACAGGTACGTGTCTGCGTCAAAGATGAGGGCATGGGCATTCCGGCTAAAGACCTGCCACACGTTTTTAACCGTTTTTATAGGGTCGAGGGCGAACATATGAAAACCACCAAGGGGTTTGGTATCGGTTTGTATCTATGCCGCGAGATCATTGAGCGGCACGGCGGTAAGATCGGCGCGGAAAGTGAATTAGGCATCGGCAGTACTTTTTGGTTTGAAATTCCCGTGACCCATTAA
- a CDS encoding response regulator: protein MCKVLVCDDDKDILDMTSMLLEYSGFEVITQINSSKVIDQAIAEKPDVMLIDIWMPFPGDELTRQIKKTPQLLRIPVVLFSAAINGKMIAKEAGADRFVEKPFDVENLAAIINSVIAA, encoded by the coding sequence ATGTGTAAAGTTTTGGTTTGTGATGATGACAAAGACATCCTGGATATGACCAGTATGCTTTTGGAGTATTCGGGTTTTGAGGTGATCACCCAGATCAATAGCAGCAAGGTCATCGATCAGGCTATTGCGGAAAAACCGGATGTAATGCTGATAGACATCTGGATGCCTTTTCCAGGAGATGAACTGACCAGACAGATCAAAAAAACGCCGCAACTCTTACGTATCCCGGTCGTGCTTTTCTCAGCGGCTATCAATGGCAAAATGATCGCTAAGGAAGCCGGTGCGGATCGTTTTGTAGAAAAGCCTTTTGATGTAGAAAACCTGGCAGCTATCATCAACTCTGTTATCGCTGCGTAG